Proteins co-encoded in one Prosthecobacter algae genomic window:
- a CDS encoding ammonium transporter, with translation IASNAFMTTTLAAAIAGFVWAVLEWITRGKPSVLGFCSGIVAGLVVITPGAGFVTANGAVIMGVAAGVVPFIAVAYLKKILGYDDALDTFGVHGVGGTLGAILTGVFADEKANAIVAGLKEGLLMNQLKAVALTIVWSVTATVVITLIVKLLVGLRPTQEVEQIGLDLAEHGESGYEH, from the coding sequence GCATCGCCTCCAACGCTTTCATGACCACCACGCTGGCTGCGGCCATCGCCGGTTTTGTCTGGGCGGTGCTGGAGTGGATCACCCGTGGCAAGCCTTCCGTGCTGGGCTTCTGCTCGGGCATTGTGGCAGGTCTGGTAGTGATCACCCCAGGTGCAGGTTTTGTGACGGCCAATGGCGCAGTCATCATGGGCGTGGCAGCCGGTGTGGTGCCATTCATCGCGGTGGCTTACCTGAAGAAGATCCTGGGCTATGACGACGCGCTGGACACCTTTGGTGTGCACGGTGTGGGCGGAACGCTGGGTGCTATTCTCACGGGTGTATTTGCCGATGAGAAGGCCAATGCGATCGTGGCAGGTCTGAAAGAAGGCCTGCTGATGAACCAACTGAAGGCTGTGGCCCTGACGATCGTGTGGAGCGTGACTGCCACGGTGGTCATCACGCTGATTGTGAAACTGCTGGTGGGCCTTCGCCCAACGCAGGAAGTGGAACAGATCGGTCTGGACCTTGCCGAACATGGCGAGTCCGGTTACGAGCATTAA